caagatatagatattattttgaggctcgaggtgaagatggcgggttcatccttgccaagattcttgggcaagatgtgttgtactatactAGCACCTCtatgatatagatattaatttgaggctcgaggtgaagatggcaggttcatccttgctaagattcttgggcaagatgtgttgtactatgctagcacctcaagatatagatattattttgaggctcgaggtgaagatggcgggttcatccttgccaagattcttgggcaagatgtgttgtactatactAGCACCTCtatgatatagatattaatttgaggctcgaggtgaagatggcaggttcatccttgctaagattcttgagcaagatgtgttgtactatgcgcACTCAAAATATTGCACTCTCATGAGACTCTGTCATCAAGGGAGTAAAACCAATAATTGATGAGATGTGCTTAGCCTTCCGCTATATTTGCGAACTGCATTCCAGAATTTGTGCTGTTATAAAAGATAAGGAGTCTTGGAGACCGCTGCCAAACTGATGAAATTACTCTAGCCTATCGTTAAGCCACTTGTAGAGCTCCAAGTTTTGCTTGTTGTATGAATGGAAAAAAGTCAATTGTGCAGCTAATTAGGTAATAAGTAGTTTTAATCAAACCCTGTTCGCTAGAAAGTAGACAGTCTGTAGAAAGTAGATACTGTTACTTCCCAAGTCTTCGTATTCCTTTTCTTTCCCAAACATTGTTGtggaaattataataaaaagctcaagtatatatatatatatatatatatatatatatatatatatatatatatatatatatatatatacacatatataaagtataatgtaaggctttatatatatataaatatatttatatgaatatatatatatatatatatatacatatttatataaatatatatatatatatatacatatatatagagtatatatatatatatatatatatatatacacaaacatatatatatatatatatatatatatatatatatatatatatatatatatagtacatatatatatacatacatatatatatatatatatatatatatgtatatatatatatatatatatatatatatatatatatatatatgcatatgtatatatatatatatgtatatatgtatatatatgtatatatatatactgtatatatagcacatatatatatatacatatgtatgtatatatatatatatgtttatatatgtatatgtatatatatgtatatatatatataatatatatatatatatgtgtctatatatatatatatatatgtgtgtgtatactgtatatatatatacatatatataaaatgtgtgagtacgtatatgtatatattcatgtgtcaATTAATAGAATACTTTGTTCCTTACAGAATGAAGTTAGAAATCTTGTTTGGAGTTGTGGGCCCATGCCTTGCCTTGGTCACGGCCAATGGCGTCCCCGTGATAACCACTCAGGAAGGAAAGGTTTCGGGCGTCGTTGAAAAGGCAATCAACGGCAACCCTTTTTATTCCTACTACGGCATCCCTTATGCGACGCCTCCTATAGGAGAACTAAGGTTTcaggtaaataataaataattgaataaataatgtcTACAATAACATTCCACACAAATTTCCCGTGACGGGGATACTGTCTGAATAGTAATTACATTGATGTCTATTACAATTCGAATGGAATACAAATACAACTCtacgcacgatatatatatatatatatatatatatatatatatatatatatatatatatatatatatacctatatatatatatatatatatatatatatatatatatatatatacatatatatatatatataaaatgtacatatatatatatatatatatatatatatatgtatatatatatatgtgtgtgtgtatatatatatgtatatatatatatatatatatatatatatatatatatatatatatatatattttgtgtgtgtatgtgtctatgtatactTTATCTCACGTGTAGAAACTTAATGTTTAAtgcttaatgttgttaatgttaattcattactgAACATCAACACAAAGGGTCATTAAATTAACCAGGAAGCTTTCACAAAATAATAGTTCTTATGAGAATAAAAGAGGTGTTTTAACCTGTACAAATGAAACGTTCAGAAGGTCAATAAATTCACCTTATCCAGCTCTCGCATATGACGACACTGACGACACTGAAATCCCCATTCGCCCTCAAGTTCCTCAACCATGAAAATCATTTTGCTGAATGAACGGAATTTTGAATCACCTTAAATAACTGCTGTTCGGTGGTCTTTCCGTCCTTCATATcttattgttattgtggatataaATCACGAAAAATCCCTTTATCCTTTTGGCAGGATCCGACAGAACCAAAGgaatgggagggggtgagggatGGCTCCAAAATGCCTATGATGTGTCTTCAGGTGCGTTTCGGCAAAGTGATGGCTGGCATAAAAGCGTCCCCGGAAGAGGTGGATGGAAACGAGGACTGCCTTTTCCTGAATGTGTTCACGCCAAAGGTAAGATAATGATCGCAGAAGTTGACATTTAAGACAGATTTTCGTATTTTTTTAATCTTCTTGTAAAACATAATATTAATTAGGTCACACTAGACACTTTTCTTACAAATTCAGTTTCAAATTGTTATGACTATAtaatcgataatatatatatatatatatatatatatatatatatatatatatatatatatttatatatatatatatatatatatatataaagtatatatatgtaatatatatatatatatatatatatatatatacacatatatataaagtatatatatgtaatatatatatatatatatatatatatatatatatatttatatacatatatatatatattatatatacatatatatatatattatatacatatatatattatatatacatatatatgtatataatatatatatgtatatatatatatatatatatatatatatatatatatatatatatcacaaacaaaaTTACTGACGAGACACTTCCCACAGGATGCTGCGACTTATGAGAAATGCAGCGTGCCAGTCCTAGTGTTCATTCCTGGAGGAGGATTCTTCGCTGGAGGCGCGGAAGAATACCTGCCCCATGTAATCCTCAGCAAAGATGTCCTTGTGGATGTGCAATACAGATTAGGAATTTTAGGTAAAAGAGGACTTACACGTTACGAACCGAACTTAAACTTAATTTTACACGTTGCTAATTGTAAATTCAGTTCAAATTCTGGATAAAAACGTGGTAATCTATTCTCCAGATAAAATGTTTGTTTACACACACATGCAATGCAATGATCCAATTTCACTAATTGTCTTTTATggcttattatcattagtaatttcCGTGGCAGAAACGAGAGAGAATTGAATGTCTTCATACTTTTGGAAGAAAAAGGACAGCTGACGCGAAGTTGTCCCTCTTAATCCCATAGAGAGTCTTCATAGAATCCTAAACTTCAACTTTTGATTTGTTTTAACTGTAAATATTGCAACTGACATAATAGCATGCATAACTTAAGATATGTCGAGACTGTCTTAGCTTTAAAATGCAAAAGGTATAAATCATgaacaaaaaaatttaatttgttctaaaaacccctaatatatatatatatatatatatatatatatatatatatatatatatatatatatatacacatatacatatataatatatatcatatatattatatacatatacctatatatatataaatatttaaatatatagcgtatatatatataatatatatatatatatatatatgtatatatatatatatatatatatatatatatatatatatatatatatatatatatatatatatgcagtttcaaCAGCTTCTTCCATGTCTTAAAAGTCTCAAGATAAACcacgaatggcagaagcaaggaacaagaCATTGTCCTAGAAACTTATCACATAAACCTATAGTCAGCACCCAAGTGCCCTTTCCATCAAGCAAGGAACCAGGCATTAGCTGTTGATGACTCCAGGTagactataggctcctccaaaccacctcccttcccttgctcacaaggacggtgaggttacagacactattataaactatcaaacttgagcgggtctcgaaccccagttcaacaGATTGCGAAGCAATGACGTTTTCAATATACTAAAATAATCGTAATTATCCACACTTCTTTGGGACAcaagctcttgcgttggcagtccatATACCGTAAGGCCAGAGCTCATTGATTCCTTAacgagttattattatcattaatattataagacatgctacaaccctagttggaaaagcaagatgttataagcccaagggctccaacaggaaaaaatagatcagtgaggaaaggaaataaggaaacataagctacaagagaagtgataaataatcgaaataaaatattataagaacggtaacaacattatattagaaaATTGTTGACTGTGCTGGTCCATTAAATGTCTTCTACCAACAGCTGTTTTAACCATTAGCCTATGGTTATCATCAGGGCTGCGTTATTTGTTTACAAGAAATACTCTCGGGAAATGCACTCCATCCTAATGGCTAAAGGAGtcaaaaatgaaaaagtaaacaaGAATTCAAATATATTTCAAAGTAAACGAAAAACtaaacttaaaaattcaacaataaaaTTTGGCTAAAGAGGATAATTCACCACAGTTCCTTTCAAGATCAcaacattttcattataaagttCCTTTGCGGGGAATTTGGTTGCttattaaagggggggggggggggcgtgacagGTACTGCGAATCATCACCACTTGCAAAATCTATtttataaattcataaatttatctatatattttcacatttattagaatttttcatatgtaaatatttaatttttttttactttactattAACATACTTAACGAGCCGATAGCACCTAAATTAGAGTAGCGTTGATATTCCTACTCTAGCCACCTACCCAATGTCCCCATAATGATTTGGGAACAAGTCTTAACTCTCACTATATATGAATTTTCTGTTCTTACCATAGGGTACAAGAAAGCAAAAGTGATAGTTACTAACTCTTATTAAGTTTGCTTTTACTTTTCCTCCCGTGGCttgatacatttatatacatatataatatatatatatatatatatatatatatatatatatatatatatatatatatatatatatatatataaacatatatatatatatatgttgtatatatatatataaacatatatatatatatatatatatatatatatatatatatatatatatatatttatatatataaacatatatatatgttgtatatatatatatatatatatatatatatatatatatatatatatgtatgtatatataaatgcacacatgaaTTTAAATACCCATATTTATGAAtagatgtgtatacacacacaaacacacacacacacacacacatatatatatatatatatatatatatatatatatatatatacatatatatgtgtgtgtgcgtatgtataaacACAGATATTcatgtgcatataaatacatatatacagtatatatatatatacgtaatttatattgatatagatatgtatttatggaatatatgtactatatataatatatatatatatatatatatatatatatatatgtatatatatacagtatatatatatatatatatatatatatatatatatatatatatatactataaacatataACCATATAACACTTCCAGGTTTTCTATCCACGGATGACTCCACGATCCCGGGGAATTTCGGCCTGAAGGACCAGACAATGGCCCTCCAGTGGGTGCAGAACAATATCCAGAACTTCGGAGGAGACTCCAGAAGGGTCACCATCTTCGGCGAGAGCGCTGGAGGGGCCTCGGTTCATTTCCAGGTGCTGACTCCTAAGGCTAAAGGTAACTTCAAACGTCATTTCTATTTAACATTTTCTGATTGGCGACTTTGAAATGCATTTTAATGCTTTTATTTACATATAGGAATGGAATATTTTCACTAATTTTCCATAGCTTtaattggatatatatttttttatttattctaaaattatatatatatatacatatatatatatatgtatatatactttgtatatatatatgtatatatatatacagtatacatatagatatatatatatatatatatatacacagtatatatatatatatatatggtatgtatatacatatatatatatacagtatatatatatatatatatatatatatatatatatatatatatatatatatatgctaaattattcacagcaagtctggaagaatttagattgggaaaatgtaagaattcatattaatggggaatatctaaacaactgaagatttgcagatgacatggttgtgtttaatgaatcatgggaggaattacaaaagatgatggaagatttgaatagaaaaatcagaagtgtagtactgaaaatgaatatgagtgaaactaaatgtttaatgaaaatgcagacaacaaataaaagttatagacgagcctctggagattgttaatgaatatacgtaattaaaagagagataagcatgggatggagagcatttggtaaacaaaatgaaattatgaatatcaaaatcccactttctctaaaaagaaaagtatttaaggatatgatcctaccagtattaacttatacatcagaatcttggagccttactaaaaccttaaaacttAGGACAGACcatgtttccccaagacacgataCCGAAATTCAAAGGATAAGAAAGAGATATAGAGCCTTTGGttaaaaaaatgagattataaaaagtaaaatgccactttctctaaaaagaaaagtatttaaggagatgatcctaccagtattaacttatacatcagaatcttggagccttactaaaaccttaaaacataagctagttataactcgaagagctatggaaagaataatgatgggaataacactaagagacagaaaaagaacaacattgatacgagagcaaactaaagtagaggatattctaacaacttgtaagaaaaagaaatggacatgggcaggacatataatgagaatgacagacaatagatggacattaagaattacaatagatggacattaagaattacaaaatgagtccctacagattgtaaaagaagcagaggaaggaagagaggaaatggattaacaaactaaggaagtttgtgggcttggactagtatagaaagaccataaacagacgcaagtggaaggacttgtcagaggcctctgttctgcagtggactagtaacggctgatgatgatgatgatgatgatgtattcatacattaaatatatacataacatatatatatatatatatatatatatatatatatatatatatatatatatatatgtgtgtgtgtgtgtgtgtgtgtgtgagtatgtctgATAATAATTTATATTGATTAGTGGCACCAATTCAATTTTAATCTAACTAGTTTACATACTGGTATGCTAAAGAAATTACCCCTTGTTCGCCTATAATATCTAAGTGAATTTAAAGActtcttattcataaaaaaaaagcttttgcaCATGCATATTTTCGTTCATTTTCACATAATTTACTTTGCCcaaatattcttaaaaattatcataaacatAAAAACCGAGTATTCATACGCTTCTTTGCTTTACTAAACTCAGAACCTAACGTAAGGTTCTTGCCAACGCTCCCCCCGAAGTCCTCATATGCACCCCACGAgtccaggggtgccattcgtacgataattatcgtacttgtacgattattttaggtctagtacgatgtacgatacataccttatgtatatacatatatgtgtgtgtgtgtttgattaaacaaatatactaaaatattttgaaataagtcaatcatgtaactcgtaaataattattttgaaactgtgtacgataattttggttgaaaaaggACAACTTTAAGGCTCATGTACAATAATCCAGTCGAATAATCTGTCAACCCTACCCACGACCAACAGACGTGTAtccagggttaccagattatttccactggattatcatacatgaaccttcaaattatcgttttttaaaccaaaactatcgtacacactttgaacaagattatgaaggagtaacatatatagtttatttcaaggtattttagtataattgtttaatcaaaaacacacacatacattgtatatacccaaggtatgtatcgtaccggacccaaaataatcgtacatgtacgataattatcgtacgaatggcaaccctgcgtGTATCGTATTTAATGGGCCGAATTTCCTTTTCCACAGGGCTATTCAACGGGGCTATTATGCATTCTGGGAACGCCCTGTGTCCCTGGTCTTTCGAAAAGAAACACGCCGAGTATGCAAGAGAAGTTGGAGACCTTGTAGGGTGTAGCATGGATGAAGGAAGTCAAGCATTTCTAAAATGTTTGCAGTCGGTCGACGCCAATCAGATCGCTGTAGCCGTGCAAGACTTGACAGTAAGTTCGCTTTTTATTGTGTTATTTAATCCCTtctaaatattaacccttttacccccaaaggacatactggtacgtttcacaaaattcatccctttacccccatggacgtactggtacgtccttgcaaaaaaccgctatttacatttttttgataactttatgagaaacttcaagcattttccaaaagaatgagaccaacctgacctctctatgacgaaaattaaggctgttagaacaatttaaaaatatatatatatattgcaaaatgtgcttgaaaaacaaaatgcctgggggttaaaggttggaaagttccaaatagcttgggggtaaaagggttaagatttctGTTTAATAAAGATTTCTCCAAAATTTTCTGCAATTATGTCAAATGGTACTATAGCTAACTGTCCTTTTGAGAAATTGCCCAATCCTTAGATCCATCAACTGCAGATGACAATGATCTACAGCTTGCTACTGTTTTGAGGATATTCAAATAATTTCAGAATGCAAAGTTTGCTAAACTCTCAATTGTCTAAAAATGGGAAAAGTATATCGCTCCGAAAAGGATCCCTCATTGGTTCCGTAacgagttattattatcattaaaattataagacatgctacaaccctagttggaaaagcaagatgttataagcccaagggctccaacaggaaaaaatagctcagtgaggaaaggaaataaggaaacagataagttacaagagaagtgataaataatcaaaataaaatattataagaacagtaacaacattaaattagatctcttatatataaactataaaaacttcaaaacaaaccagaggaagagaaataagatagaacatgcccaagagtaccctcaagcaagagaactctaatccaagacagcggaaggccatggtacagaggctatggcattacccaagactagagaacaatggtttgattttggggtgtccttctccaagaagagctgcttaccatagctaaagaatctcttctacccttaccaagaggaaagtagccactgaacaatgacattgcagtagttaaccccttgtgcaaagaaaaatatttggacgaaagtagccactgaacaatgacattgcagtagttaaccccttgtgcaaagaaaaatgtttggacgaaagtagccactgaacaatgatattgcagtagttaaccccttgtgcaaagaaaaatgtttggttttCCCAGTGTTGTCGGGTGTTTGAGGactgagaagaatgtggaaagaataggccagactattcgatgtatgtgtaggcaaagagaaaatgactcgtaaccagatagagggatccaatgtagtcatgtctggccagtcaatggacccaataacactatagcggtagtatctcaacgagtggctggtgccctggccaacccataCATTTCCCCAATTCCAAGTTACCTTATTGCTACAAAGTAATATTAATTTTTC
Above is a window of Palaemon carinicauda isolate YSFRI2023 chromosome 6, ASM3689809v2, whole genome shotgun sequence DNA encoding:
- the LOC137643352 gene encoding esterase E4-like, whose translation is MKTLQRQGVDESYVRTPEDIYTRSTAVLKLHKDREKNPIEKGARGEGGGFILAKILGQDVLYYASTSRYRYYFEARGEDGGFILAKILGQDVLMKLEILFGVVGPCLALVTANGVPVITTQEGKVSGVVEKAINGNPFYSYYGIPYATPPIGELRFQDPTEPKEWEGVRDGSKMPMMCLQVRFGKVMAGIKASPEEVDGNEDCLFLNVFTPKDAATYEKCSVPVLVFIPGGGFFAGGAEEYLPHVILSKDVLVDVQYRLGILGFLSTDDSTIPGNFGLKDQTMALQWVQNNIQNFGGDSRRVTIFGESAGGASVHFQVLTPKAKGLFNGAIMHSGNALCPWSFEKKHAEYAREVGDLVGCSMDEGSQAFLKCLQSVDANQIAVAVQDLTKWFVFPLMASPRVDGDYLPDHPVRLIREGRYNKVNLITGVTADEGAIFSITYKEDVYKSSESEDLKKKKKKSNDIVFSTALLARPDLIPSLESNFEENGPYSIGLNVTDKTSLTLANQYYAYYLGGFNVDTDHEPGITQMMGNRHFKIPHDFGSALHAQHDTVKTYRYEMLYHGQMSISHALNPNIQGNCK